In a genomic window of Glycine max cultivar Williams 82 chromosome 13, Glycine_max_v4.0, whole genome shotgun sequence:
- the LOC100814902 gene encoding probable membrane-associated kinase regulator 4 encodes MRIEMATKQVTSMVHVDDDYIDMELCSSPNFFSYSLSSPPSNREFEFQMSEKESSTSPADDLFYKGKLLPLHLPPRLQMVQKLVENSTNANFEYIKSDSALEHRTFPFTTDLRVPSTNANTPFESNISPSESRRVSSDVSPNEYQLGWFSDMNKYNLIGDLPKKSWPKKLKQMKQFWLGQRLKASRAYLKTLFNKSGCSDKFCASAAASNNIGAEKKSSRCKECQNKYMKVARRNPFESFYDGKHQVTCSIMKSIKREMLEVEDDFCDHRRSFSGVGQRHCSTKASSLSTSSSGSSSSSSSFSFSSAGYYDLQLFKRSISANYELESSIEGAIAHCKQSLQQCGSKNGSDDSRICS; translated from the coding sequence ATGAGAATTGAAATGGCCACAAAACAAGTTACTTCTATGGTTCATGTAGATGATGACTACATTGACATGGAACTATGTTCCTCCCCAAACTTCTTCTCTTATTCCCTTAGCTCTCCACCATCCAACAGAGAGTTTGAATTCCAAATGAGTGAAAAAGAGTCATCAACTTCTCCAGCTGATGATCTCTTCtacaagggaaaactccttccTCTTCACCTTCCCCCTCGTTTGCAAATGGTTCAAAAGCTCGTAGAAAACTCCACCAATGCCAACTTTGAGTACATCAAATCAGATTCAGCTTTGGAACACAGAACCTTTCCCTTCACCACTGACCTTAGAGTGCCTTCAACAAATGCCAACACCCCTTTTGAATCCAACATCTCTCCTTCAGAATCACGCCGTGTGAGCAGTGATGTGAGCCCAAATGAATACCAACTGGGGTGGTTTTCTGACATGAACAAGTACAACCTTATTGGTGATCTTCCTAAGAAGTCTTGGCCCAAGAAACTGAAACAGATGAAGCAGTTCTGGCTTGGTCAGAGACTCAAGGCCTCAAGGGCTTACCTGAAAACTTTATTCAACAAATCTGGTTGCTCAGACAAGTTCTGCGCCAGTGCTGCAGCAAGCAACAACATTGGAGCGGAGAAGAAGTCATCAAGGTGCAAAGAGTGTCAGAACAAGTACATGAAGGTTGCAAGGAGAAACCCTTTTGAGAGTTTCTATGATGGCAAGCACCAGGTAACTTGTTCTATCATGAAGAGCATCAAAAGAGAGATGCTTGAAGTTGAAGATGATTTCTGTGACCACAGGAGGTCTTTCTCTGGGGTTGGTCAGCGACATTGTTCCACAAAGGCTTCATCTTTGTCCACATCTTCATCCGGGTCCTCTTCTTcgtcttcatctttttctttcagCTCAGCTGGGTACTATGATTTGCAACTTTTCAAGAGGAGCATCAGCGCGAATTATGAGTTGGAAAGTTCAATTGAGGGAGCCATTGCTCATTGCAAACAGTCTCTGCAGCAGTGTGGTTCAAAGAATGGTTCGGATGATAGCAGGATTTGTTCTTAA